Genomic window ([Eubacterium] hominis):
GCTGTAGTTTGAAAATACCAGAAACAATGCCATTTGAAAATATTGATATCTATATTTTACTTGGAAATTTACTAGATAATTCCATCGAACATTGTGGTGGTGATAAACAAATCAAATTTATAGGTTATTTAAAAGAGAATGATTTACATTTTTATATTAATAATACGATAGATAAATCTATTCTAACAGACAATCCTGATTTAAATACATCAAAAAAGGATAAGCAATCACATGGTTTAGGAATTCTTAGCTGTCAAAAGATAGTTTCTAAATATCATGGTGCAATTCGCTTCACAGAAAACGATGCATGGTTTATTTGCCATATAGTTTTTGATATAAATGTTGTAGTTCGTCACTAAATATTGCAGTTCGTCACAAACCACTTGAAATGTAAGCGTTTGTAATATATGATTTCTTCGTAAATAAAATATATAAAGGAGATTAAAGAGTAGCGTGATATTGAGGATAGCTGATAAACTTACAGAAAGTATGTTCAGAAATGATATTATATCTGACGATAAAGAAATTTATAAATTTGGAATAGCATTATGTCTGTCGACAGGAATAAGTTTTGCAACAGTGTTGTTAATATCTTTACTGACAAACCATCTATTCTACGCTATGATATATTTATTCATTTTCACTAGATTAAGAACAATTATGGGTGGGTATCATTGTAAAACATATTTCACCTGTAATGTTGCTTATATTTCAATATATTTGATATTTGAGTTCCTTATAGGTTTAGAATGGGAATTTCAAAATATTTTCCTAATGGAATTGTTTTCAAGCGTACTTATTTGGTGTTATGCACCTAGTGAGCATAAAAATAAACCTTTATCAAATGATGAATATAGGCAATTCAGATTAAAGTCAAGGATTATGGTTATTATGATGGTGATAGGAAGTTTTCTTATCTCTAAAATAAACCTGTTAATATGTTTTGAATTTGTTTATATTTTGTCTGTAAACGCAATTTTAGTTTTAATAGGAGAAAGGAGGCGAAGTATATGAATTCACCAATTAAAAAGGTAATGCAAATGTTTGCAAAAATTGCGTATAAAGAGGCCTTGAGTGCAGCAAATTCTGTATCGCAAAAAGGCATGTTTCAATTGAAAGAACCAGAAAGTCTAAAAAGGAGGAAAAGAAAATGACGAAATCTAAAAAAGTTTTAAGTGCTTTATTATGTGCTGGTTGCATCACAATGGCAGGAATGAATGTTATGGCTGCTGATTACTCAGCATCTAAGACACAAACAATTGGAACTTCAGTGGGAAGTGCCAAGACAACAGTTAAAGCTACACGTCATACTAGTGGTAATACAAAATGGACTTCATATGATACTGTAGTATTGAATTCTCCTGGAGATATTAAGAATTACTATACTTCTGAAAAAGCAACTTTGATAACTGATAAGCAATATCAAGTTAATGTAACTCTAAACATGACAAATTATAACTATCAAAGCGGATCCAAAACACTTGGTTATACTTTCAATTTTAATGGTAGTAAGGTGTATTAATGAGTCAGAAAAAGCAAAGAAGGCGAGATAAACTTTTTTTGCTTTTTCATTTTTAAGAGGTGAATAAAGTGGTTAAGAT
Coding sequences:
- a CDS encoding accessory gene regulator B family protein; the protein is MILRIADKLTESMFRNDIISDDKEIYKFGIALCLSTGISFATVLLISLLTNHLFYAMIYLFIFTRLRTIMGGYHCKTYFTCNVAYISIYLIFEFLIGLEWEFQNIFLMELFSSVLIWCYAPSEHKNKPLSNDEYRQFRLKSRIMVIMMVIGSFLISKINLLICFEFVYILSVNAILVLIGERRRSI